From the genome of Streptococcus oralis:
GTGCTTCTTCAAAAACAGCCTGACCAATCCCTGTTTCCCTATCCAAGATGACAAAATCAGACTTGCTCAAGTTCAAACGTTGCATAAAATAGCGCATAAGGGCTGGCTTTCCGTACAGAATCCGGTCCTTAAATCGATAGACCTCTTCCTGGCCTTCAGTCAGCAAGATATCGTAAGCAGTGCTGCCATCTTCATTGAAAAAGGTTCGTTGATAGAGCCTAGCCACCTGGTCTTTAGGTGCGAAATATTCTGTACAGTAACGCGTGTAGGAGAAATAATCCTTGCGAATCAAGTTCCCCCCAAACACATACTCTGCATGCTGTACCAGATTCTTAGCCGAGTCTACCAAGTAGCAGGTCACAAACTTGTCCTCATCTGAAAAGTAGACGCGCAAGATCTTGCCATCCTGCTCCCTATGACTCTCAAGGCCACCAAAAGAGGCCAAGACCTCGTCAACTGTAACACTGGTCGGTGCTAGCTTGATATCTGTAAAATGATTGTAAAGCCAGATTACCTGATTATCCGCAAAGCCGATATTGGCCGTTAAGTGCTGGATATTGTCTGCTAAAATCAAGTCGGTAAAGATAAACTTAGATGCTAGGTCTAAGCTTCTAAAAATCCCTGCTCGGTAGACCTGGGCATACTCGACACCACTACTCGCCCAACCGATTCCTAGATTTATATTGTAAATTGTCATATGATCCTCTTTTTATGGAAAATGGGTGAGAATCTCACCTTTGGGCGTTACTTCCACAATCCCCATGAGAAGATTGCGTACCATATCTGTACGGATTTGTTGCTTCATGGTTTCAAATCCTGCATAGGCCTCCTGATAGTACTCCACGATAGGGTTCTTTTGAGAAGCAGACTGGCTCCCGATTGCTAGACTGAGCTGTTGCAGGTAGTCGACTTGCTCAACCCAGTTGTCATCAATAGCCTTGAGCATGGATATTCTCAGAAAGGAGTCATAGAGCTGGTGAGGTTGGAGGACTTCTTTTTTAGCTGCGATTTCCTTGGCTATTATTTTCTCTAGTAACTCCCGAATCTGATCTGCATCAGCTAAATCCAGATCAGCCGGTAATTCTCTCATCCCAAAGCTAATATTTGTTACGATGAAGTGAAAGAGCTCTTGGGGACTGCTATAGGTTTTTTCTGAGATTTGTTTGGTATAGTCTGCCAGTATATCCTCAAGAATATGCTCCAGGTCACGACTTCCATCCAGCAAACGATCTCTTTCTTTGTAGACCATCTGACGCTGAATATTGACACTTTCCGCATACTCTAAGGTTTGTCTGCGTGCAGAGCGACTGGCACTATCACTAGCCTCTTGAGCTTTTCTGACGAGATTGCGGTACTTGCGAGCCTTGAGTAGGATGGGTTTGCTGATATCTTCCACTTGATAGTCTTGGTACAGGTCGTGAACCCAAGACGGTCCGAACTTTTTGATCACATCATCTTCAAGCGACACGAAAAATTGAGACATGCCTGGATCACCCTGGCGGCCAGAACGACCTCTGATTTGCAGGTCAATCCGTCGGCTCTCCATCCGCTCAGTACCAATCACAACCAAACCGCCTAACTCTGCTACCCCCGGACCGAGTTTGATATCTGTCCCTCGACCTGCCATAGAAGTCGCAACGGTCACTGCCCCCATCTGTCCAGACTCTGCGATGATCTGGGCTTCACGCGCCGCATGATTGGCATTAAGGACATTGTGGGAAATCCCCTCTCGCAAGAGCAAGGACGAGTAAAGTTGGGACATTTCAACAGATCCGACAAAGATCAGGAGTGGATTGCCTTTGGCGTGATAGGTCTTTATAGCTTCGAGAGAAGCATACACTTTCTCAGGGAGTGTCACATAGAGATTGTCCGAATGGTCCATTCGCCTAAGTGGGCGATTGGTTGGGATGCGAATGACAGACATATTGTAGGTTTCGAAAAATTCTTTTTCTGCCACCTTTCCCGTTCCTGTCATACCAGAGATTTTACGAAACATCTTAAAGAGACTCTGGTAGGTGATTGAAGCCATGGCTCTGGTTTCAGGAGAGAGCTTCACATGTTCCTTGGCTTCGATGGCTTGATGGAGACCACCTTGAAGTTTGGTCATTTCCATCAGGCGACCTGTTCCCTTGTCTAACAAGACCATTTCTTGCCCTCGAACCAGGTAGTCCTTGTCCTTAGTAAAGAGCGTATGGGCTCTGAGAGCATAGACCAGATGCCGAACATAACTAGCATACTCTTCCTTGTAGAGATGGTCGATTGCTAGGAATCCCTCAACCGTCTGAGCCCCCTTTCGGGTCAACCAAACTTGGTCTTTTTCTTCCTTGTAGATGTAGTCTTCTCCCTCAACCAAGGTCGTCACTAGGGTATCAATCATCCCATAATAGTTAGACTGGACACGGGGAGAACCTGCGATAATCAAGGGAGTTTGGGCACTATCGAGTAGAATGTCATCGATCTCATCAATGATGACATAGTTAAAGGGAGGCAGGAATTTCCCCTCACGAGTGGATGCAAGATTGTCATTGAGATAGTCAAAGCCCAGGACACTATTGGTCGTGTAGACGATATCTGAAGTGTAGATCTTTCTTTTCTCTTCCGCAGCCAAGTCCTCTTTTGGATCCTCTGAAAAAGGCAGACCGACAGTTAGACCTAAAAATTGGTAGACTGGGCCCATTTCACCTGCGTCCCGTTTAGCCAGATAGTCATTGGTCGTGACCAGCATGCTACCTTTTCCCGTTAGGGCATTGAGATAGAGAGGCATAGTTGCAGTCAAGGTCTTGCCTTCACCCGTATTCATCTCAGCCACATTTCCTTGGTGGATCACAATGGCACCCATGACTTGCACATCATATGGAAAGAGACCCAAGACACGTTTATCTGCCTCACGAACAAGGGCATAGGCTTCTACCAATAGCTCATCCAAGGTTTCTCCCTGGGCAAGACGCTGGCGAAACTCCTCTGTCTTGGCAGCCATTTCCTCATCACGGAGAGCTGCCATCTCTTCTTTGAGGGCGTTGATTTGGCTTAGAAGCCTCTTGACCTTTCTCAGTTGTCTTTCCTGATACAAATGATTAAACACCAGCATCCCCCTCAATAGAAAACGAAACAAAGTCCAGAGCCTCAAAACCTGCACTAATCAAGGAAAGTCGATAGGTGTAGGCCGTTTCAGGATAGGTGAAGCTAAAGGAAAATTGTCTTTCAATCTTCTCCTCGATAATTTCCTCATAACGGTTTAAAAAGGTCAGTTTGAGATAGAGGCCATTGGCCGGTTGAACCTGCATCTTCATAGATAGACGGTAGGTATGATTTTTCTTAAGAAGAGGGAGGCTGGGTTGGCTTCTGGTAGCCTGGTAGTTGACACTAGAAAACCAGGTTTTCAGAGTCTCACCTGAAGCCAGTAAAGGGTTTTTCAGGGTAACGTGACCATCTGCATGATAGGTGATCTGGCTACCATAAAGATAAGTGGCTCCCATCTCACCCCACCTAATATCCTCTCTCTTGATGATAATCATGTCTCACCTCTTCCGTATTCTTCTAGTATCATCTTGTAAAAATGAATAAACCAGGAAACGTTTGTACCTGTGTCATCATTGTGTCGACCTGCGGTTCCTTTGGACAAAATCTTGGCTCCTGTCTGGCAAAGAGTCTCCACTAGCTGGTCATAGGCACCACTATCCATATCCTCGTCCTTCATGTAAGAAAGGCCAAAGGTCGTCTGGGAAAAATCAGCTTGTTTAAATCGGGTCCAAAAACGTTGGTCCAAGTCCTTCATGTCTTTCTGGCTCACTCCTCCTGTCTGAAGGTGCAAGACATCAAAGCTAGTTGGAAAGACTCCTGGCGCCTCTAGTCGGCCCCGCTGTGCGATGGTTCCTAGATTGGTCAAGGGTTTTCCGACTACGACACCCTTGGGTTCAAAGTGGGATCCATAGTAGAGGGCAGGGAAGGTTCCCATTGACAGGCCAGATAGGATCAAGTCACTTCTATCCAAGCCTAGATAGTCTAGATAGTGTTGGATGGTTGCTTGAATTTTATCTTCTAATTCCTCAGTTCCTAGGTAAAAGGCTCCTCCTTCTAATCGAGGGTCCGAAAAGAGGAGAAAGGGGCATCTGAGATTCTTCATCATCCAGTAACCCTCAAAACCTTCCGCCGGACGGTAACCTGAGAAATAGACTGCTAGAGGAGGCTTGAAATCCCCCGGGTGAAAGAAATAGTTGATTTCCTCGCGTTTTTTGTCATGTAGGATATTGCCTCCGAGAACAAACTTTCCAAACTGTTTCCGGCTCCAGCGTTGGTGGAGATTGCCGATCTTGACCTTTCCCTGACCACGCGCTTCAAGAGAAATGCTCAGATAAGCATCATAGTCTTGCTCCACTATGATTGCTGAGGCAAAGTCTGCTTCCTCAAGGAGAATATCCTGTTTTATCTCTGAGATGGATCCTGCTGGGATCTTTCGCAAACGCAAGCGCAATTCCACTGGTCCACTCTTTTCATATTCGAGCCAGAGTTCGATTGGCGAGTGGGCTTGGACGGTCTGATTATAGGCCCAAGAGGCTAGCTGGGTATAGGTTTTCCCAAAATCACCTTCTAATTCCAGATGCTCAAATCCTTGATAGGAGACAGAGCCTTGGAAACTCGGGTGAATCCGTATCGTAACTGGACTCAGCTTGTCTCCATAACCACCTTCAAAGAGGGAGGTGGAGAGGTCTCGAACAAAGCCCTGTCGGTCTGACAGGTCCATCGCTTGCATGCAGTGCTGTTTGATGAGGTTCTGAATGTTTTTATCCTGACTTGCAAACTGTTCGGGATAGAAAACCGTATAGGGTTCCAAGCTAGATGCAAAAGGCAACAAATCTACTAAATAAGCTCCATCCGTGAGAATGACAGCATGAAAGTGCTCTAGGTCATTCTCATCCATGATTTTCTGGATAGCAGACGGTTTGTTGGGAGGAACATGATACCAGTCTAGTTGAGCTGGTAGGGCAAGCGTATCTCGCCAATCCTCTGGACCGATTTGCAAGATCTTATACTTCTTTTCCATGAGTCACCTCCTCCAACCACTTTTCTAGCTTGATTAGGAATTGCTCGCCAGTGTGTTCCTTTATCTTTTCAATGGAATGGATTAAAGCATCATTCCACACCTGCAGGCTATCGAGATAGTAATGGGCAGCTTGCGCAAAATCCGCAATATTTTCCAACAGATAGCCATTCTTCTGATGGCTGACATACTCTGTTTTGACCCTATTGATTTGAGGGATACCAGCACTAATCCCCGCAATTTGGGTATAGAGGAGAGGCTGGCTGTTCAGATCGACAATCAAACGAACAAATTCCAGCTGCTTGATTAACTCCGATTCATCCTTCATATTGACAAACGAATAACGCATAGCCTGATGGCGATTGTCCTCAAGCGGATTTTCAGCTCCTTGGTAATCAACTTCCTTCTCCAATTCCTGATCTTGAAACCTCTCTGCGACCATCTTAGCAACTCGTGTTTCCAGCTGTTTCATTTCTTCTTGACTAGCAGCAAAGGCTCCAAAAACCAGCTCCGTATCCTTGTTTTCAGAAAGGAAATGCAAGACCTGATAGAGAGCTTGGTCCTCTATCCCCTGCTCAAAGTCCAGTTGATAGTAGAGGATTGACTCCTTCCGAGTCTGACTCTTTCCCAGCTCCAAGCGGGTATCAAAAGGCGATAAATGTCGGAACTTCTCGGCTTGTTCTGGAAAGCCAGATTGAGCCAAGCGCAAGGTGTCCTCCCTGTCAACCAGAACTAGGTCCACCTTAGGCAACAAATCCGCCAACTGAGGTAATTGCTCTTGAGGATTTCGTCCGATAAAAAGACTGAGAACCTTGGTACTTTGACGGGGCAATCGTTCTAAAAGGAAAGTATTATGCTGGTCACACGCAGGCAGAAAATAGGTCGCTCCTTCCTCAGGGAGTTGGGCTATTTTCTTCTCAAAAAACTCCGCCATCAAATCTCCCATATCTCGGTAAGACTCTTTTTGGAAACGAAAAGCAAAGATAGGATTGACCTCGATACGCCCCCCATCTTGCAAGTACTCTCTAAACTGCCACAGTCCCTTGGGATTGAGGTAGTCTTGGTAGAGAGCCTGGCCCTCTTCGTAGTAAATCACACTGGAAACCAGCCCCCGATCATCCATTAGGTAATTGGCAGACAAAAGCCCATCTTCCTTGAAATACTGAATCGTACTGATAAAACCTTCTATCCCATGCTCTACCTGGGCATAGGGCTTGCCATCCTTCAGCACCAGAATAGTAAAGGGACTGTAAACAAAGTCGCAATCCTCATCCCACTCAATATCTCTGAGCTGCAAGACCTGTGGTCGAATCTCATGAAAATCCTGCAATTCATCAAATAAGGAATAAACCGGTGCTTCTAAAATACCTTGGCGATGGAGAAAATAGCGCAAATGAGGCTGATAGGACAAAAGGAGGACCTGTGCAGGAATCCCTTGGCGTTGCATCAGGCGAATCTGATTGAAGGTGTCATCAAATTCTAGCTTAAAATGAGAAAAATACCAAGGTGTCAAATCGGCATGCCAGGGACGCTCCTTGCCATACCAAGCTGGGATAAAGTAATACATCAAAACCTCCTAGAATAGTGGCCGATACCTTTCATTTAGTCGGAGCGCTTGCAGTTCGTCGTGAATCGTAAAGAGCATGCCGCTCAAAATTAAAAAGAGTCCGGGAATCATGCTGACTTTTAACAAACTCTCATCCTTCAAGACAAACAAGATCGGAAGTCCAGCCAAGGTAACGTTAAAGACTGCACCTATCAGAGCAAATCGTAGAACCAAGCGATTTATAAAGCGACTAGTATCCTCACCGGGATAGACTCCGTAGATGTAATCTCCTGATTCCTTCATCCGATCTGCGATCTGTTGACCACTCACATTGACAAAGGCAAAGGCAATGCTAAAGACAAAGAGGATAAGGATATAAGCGTAAATCCACAAGGGTTTCCCCATCGCATACTGCTCCAGTAGGGCAGGGTAGAGCGGATTGCCCTTATCCAGATGGTGAAGCAAGAGCAAGAGATAAGAAGGCAAGCCCATGAGACTCATCACATACATATAAGGCATGCCACCAGCAGGATTGAGCATGATTTCCAGATAGGAATAGCGTTTAAAGCGAGAATGAAGGCCTATTTTATTGATAGGGATGCGGTATCGCGCTCGGTAAAAGAGAACGACTAGATAGGTAAAGAGGACACCAAGCACTACCAATAGGAAAAGCAGCCAAGGAGAGATCTTATGAACTTGGACCGATTGGAGGATGTCCTGAGGGAGTGAAGCCACCATACTTGCCAATAAAATGACGACAGGGCCTCCAACTCCGATAGACGCATTGATGTCCGACAGCCAAACTAAGAAGAAGGTCCCCGCAACCAAAAGGCTGGTATTGAGGAGAAAGACCAAGAAGGGATTGTAGGGAGCTTGGACAGGGAGGTTTGTCGTCAAGGCCAAGGCCTGAATCAAGGCAATCCCTAGCGTCAAGTACATTTTTCGCCTATCCTGGACTTCTGAAGAAACTGAATTTAAGCCCAGCTTCTTCGAAAAGGAAAACATCTGCCACAAGATCATAGCTGACATCCAGGGGGAAAGTCCGATTGAAAAGAGAGAGAGGCTACGAAGATTTCCACCAGTCAGGGCTACTGAAAAGTCCAGATAGACTGCGCCTCCTCCGAGAAAATCCCGACTATTGAGGTTAACAAAAGGAAGAGCGATACGACTCCCGAGCACATAAATAAAGAGCAAAAACAGGGTGTGCATCCCTTTTTTTACTGCTATCGATGAACGAAATTTTTTCACTAGCTCCTCCTTTTCATTTTCATCCTTCCATCATCCTATCAGACGTGAATAGTCCAGCCCATTTTTCTTGGAATTTTCAAATCCTCATCTCAGTTTTCGTGTCGTTTCTCTCTCAGATAAGCCTTCAGAGCTGCTACCATTTCTTCCGGTTTTTCTGCTGAAAAAACACCTGCATAGGCACTTTTAGGTAGTTCCTGGGACTGGGTATTGTCAAAAGTCAAGATCGGTTTATCAAAGCGTGAAATATAGTCATAAACAACACTCAACTTGTCATCGTGGTTAATATCAAGATAGACATCTGTCTGCTGGATCAGTTTTTCGACCAAGAGGGGGAAGGTGTTGGGATAGAGGGTAACATTTTTAAAACGTGACAAGAGCATGAGTTCCGGTGCCATCGTCGTATAGGCTGCGATGTAGAAATGCACCTCTGGCAAGGCTTGAACCAGATAGTCGATTTTCTCAAGATGCCAGGAGTTGGTCAAATTGACACAAGTCATAACTGGCTGATAGACTGTGACTGGATAGTCAATTCCAGCCTGACGCCATTTTTCAGTAATGGCAGACCACTCCATCAGATGATAGTGCCACCAAACCTCACGCAAACGCCCAACCGAATGAGTATTCCAAGGTTTGTCCTGAGAGAGGAAATGCAAGATAGCTGGCAGAGGCTCCAAAGGGATTTGGAAGATAAATTCATGTCCATGTGATGCAGCCCCACTGTCAAAACCAATCTGGAAATTATAGTTCTGATCCAGAGGAGCATAGCTGTCATGAAAGAGCATATTGAGGATAGACTGGTCCCCTTCACTGACATGTTGGTGTTCCCGCTCCGTCAGCTCAACTAGCTCTTGTCTCACAGCTTCTGATCGCCATTTTTTGTTATTGATCAAGAGTACACCTGCATTAAAGCCAACTCCAACTCCAAAACAAGATGGTGCCGCGGCCAAGTAGTTTTCCCCCAAGTCCATTTCAAAGAGGGGCGTCAAATCAGCCGTCACTACCAGATCGCTGTCCAAGTAAAGAACCTTGTCCTCTGCAACAAAATCAGGGATAAAATAACGGGCAAAGGTCATGTGATTGATATGGGGCAGTTTGTTGCTCCAGTTCATCTGAAACTGGGCGCCAAGCATCTTGACATCCACTAACTCACCGCCCATTTGCTCTACTATCGGTCTGAGAGCACGGAACCACTCCTGGGGAATATCCTGGTTAAAGATATAGACCTTGACATGGCTATTATGGTAGCAGAGAGACTTGAGCGCTGTTTCAATCTGACGAATATAGGCATAATCTCCTGCAAGAACAATTGTTTTTTTCATTTAGTTTCCTTCAGTTTACAACGACTGCTTCTTTGATTCCAAAAGCGTGCGGATAGACTCGATCATTTGACCTACGGCTGCTGGTGAGTAGACATGACTGTAACCACTCGACTCATGACTAGTGGTCTCAAAAGCAAATATAGGGATTTCTCTTTGCTGCACCTCTTGGATAATGTTTGCAATTTCATCCTCATGATTGATATCCAAGTAAAAGTCAATCTTTTCTAGGACCTTTTTGACATTCATGGGATTAAAGTAAGGATAGAGGCGTACATTCAGATGCGATTGCAAGTTCATGATTTCCGGCGCAAAATTGGTATGAGCTAGGATAGAGAACTCAACATCGGGCAATTCTTGGATTAGGTGCTCGATTTGCTCTATGTGACACGTATTGGTAAAAATAGCGGTCGCATACTGAGGAGCTTGAACTAAAGATGCCAATCCTTTATGGAAATCACATTTTTTCATGACGATATCAGACCACTCTAGTCCGTAGTAAAACCACCAGTCCTCCCTGAAACGATTGAGGTTGATTTGGTACCAAGGCTTGTCCCCTGTATAATGGATAATCTTGGCTGACTTCTCAGTAGCAAGAGAATCCCTATACCAAGTATCCATCTGGTAATTTCGAGCCACTGTATCCATACCAACCATAAAATTATAGGTAGCTGGCAGCGATTTCCAACGACCTTCAAAGAGGTGATTTAACACGCCCTGATCACCAAAAACTTGGTCATGCAGTTGGTCTGTCAAGCTCAACAAGTGCTCCGTCACCTTTTCTTGGCGCCAGAGAGCCACATTAATCAGCAAGACACCTGCATTAAAAGTGCTAGGAACTAGCGCATCTGCGACAGCAGCTACTGGCCAGTCTGCCATATCTTCTAAAAAGAGTTGATCTAGGTTTGATCTAACGATAATATCCGAATCCATGTACAAGGCTAGATCTTCGCTAACAAACTGAGGAATAAAATAACGAAAGAAAGTTGCATAACTTAAGTGAGCTAGTGGTAAACGATACCCTTTCAAACCTTGATGACTAATCTTGACATTGACGATTTTTGAGGCTAGAGGTTCTAAACGTCTCTCCATGAGCTGAAACCATTCAGATGGCAAATCATCATTGAAAACATAAAAAGTCACTGCTCGGTTATGGGCACAAATTGACTTGATTGTTGTCTCAATCTTGTCCATATATGCATTATCACCACCGAGTACAATGGCTTTTTGAAGCTCTTTTTTCATTTCGTCCCCTTTTCTTTTCACATTCTTTTGGCTACTTTTCTACTACTATAGTTCTGATTTTTTCGATGATTATCTCACCTTCCTATTATACCTTTTCCCCTAGTTTATTTCAAACTCAAAAGAGGATTTCCCTCTTCTCACATATAGAAAAAACCTTTGAAAAATCATGTTTTCAAAGGTTTTCCATTTTACTATTTATTCATTGATTTTTATATCTTATCAATGACTTTCTTGATCGTCATTCTGACTCTTCTTGGCAAGAAGACCGATACCTGTCACAGCTGCCAATGCTCCCAATAAAGCAGATGCTACGGAAGTCGACGCTCCTGTATTTGGCAAGACTTGTTTTGGCTTGCTTGAAGCAGATTGACCTTGTCTTGTAATGTTTGCCATTGAGAGAGAGGTGCTTGTTGAAGTAGATGCCAGAGCACTTGCTGACGCAGATCTACTAATAGAATCTGAAGTTGAGAGACTAGTGATAATCGACGCTGACTCGCTCACTGACATGCTTGCTGAAACCGAAGTACTTGCTAGAGTCGATTCACTGGCTAACATGCTAGCTGAGAGTGATTCGCTCACTGAAGTACTTGTTGAGATCGAAGCACTCTCCAACGCCAACTCGTCTGCTAGCATACTTGCAGAAGTTGATGTACTTGTTGATACCGATTGGCTAGCACTGACTGATGCAGACTGGCTCGAGCTTACAGATACAGACTCACTCGCGCTGGCAGATGCAGACTGGCTAGCGCTGGCTGAAGCCGATTCGCTTGAGCTGACTGAGGCTGACTGGCTGGCACTCAATGAAGCCGATTGACTCGAGCTTACTGAGGCGGACTCACTTGAGCTTGCCGAAGCTGATTGACTCAAGCTTACTGATGCTGACTGACTAGCGCTCACTGAGGCTGACTGACTCGAACTTGCCGATGCCAATTGACTCGAGCTGGCTGAAGCGGATTCGCTCGAACTTACCGAAGCAGACTGACTAGCGCTTACTGATGCAGATTGGCTTGAGCTTATAGATACTGATTGACTAGCGCTGGCTGAGGCTGACTGGCTTGAGCTTGCTGACGCAGATTGACTCGAGCTGACTGATGCGGATTGGCTTGCGCTAACTGAAGCGGATTGGCTTGAACTTACTGATGCGGACTGACTCGAGCTTACAGACGCAGACTGACTGGCGCTCACTGACGCTGATTGGCTAGCACTCGCTGAAGCTGATTGGCTCGAGCTTACAGATGCAGACTGACTGGCACTCACTGAAGCGGATTGACTAGCACTTACTGATGTTGATTCACTTGCGCTGGCTGAAGCGGACTCACTTGCGCTTACTGAAGCGGATTGACTCGAGCTTACAGACGCAGACTGACTGGCGCTCACTGACGCTGATTGGCTAGCGCTCGCTGATGCCGATTCGCTTGAACTTACTGAAGCTGACTGGCTAGCACTCGCTGAAGCTGATTGGCTCGAACTTACAGATGCAGACTGACTGGCACTTACTGATGCTGATTCACTTGCGCTGGCTGAAGCTGATTGACTCGAACTTACAGATGCAGACTCACTCGAACTTACTGAGGCAGACTGACTTGCGCTCACTGAAGCGGATTGGCTCGCGCTCACTGAAGCAGATTCGCTGGAGCTTACAGACGCTGATTGACTCGAGCTTACTGATGCAGACTGACTCGAGCTGGCTGACGCAGATTCACTTGCGCTCACTGATGCGGATTGACTAGCACTCACTGATGCGGATTGGCTCGAGCTTACAGACGCTGACTGACTCGAGCTGGCTGACGCAGATTCACTTGCGCTCACTGAAGCGGACTGACTCGAACTTGCTGAGGCTGATTCACTTGCGCTCGCTGAGGCTGATTCGCTGGAGCTGACTGAGGCTGACTGGCTGGTGCTTACTGAAACAGACTGACTTGCACTCACTGACGCTGATTGGCTGGCGCTGGCTGAAGCGGATTGACTTGCACTTACTGATGCAGATCGGCTGGTGCTTACTGAGGCTGATTCACTCGCACTTACCGATGCTGACTCACTGGCGCTCACCGAAGCAGACTCACTCGAACTTACTGAAGCGGACTCACTTGCGCTTGCTGAAGCTGACTGACTCGAACTTACTGAGGCAGACTCACTCGAACTTGCTGAAGCCGATTGGCTCGAACTCACCGATGCAGACTGACTGGCACTCACTGACGCTGACTGACTGGCACTCACTGACGCCGATTGACTGGAGCTGGCTGAGGCAGACTGGCTGGAGCTTACTGAAGCAGATTCACTTGAACTTACTGAAGCGGACTGACTGGCACTCGTTGAAGCGGACTGGCTCGAACTTACTGAAGCGGATTGGCTGGAGCTTACCGATGCTGATTGACTCGCACTTGCTGAAGCAGACTGACTTGAGCTTACGGACGCTGACTGGCTAGCACTTGCAGATGCTGATTGGCTCGAACTTGCTGAGGCAGATTGGCTGGCACTCAATGAAGCCGATTGACTCGAGCTTGCAGATGCTGACTGGCTGGAGCTTACTGAGGCAGACTGGCTCGCGCTCGCTGAAGCGGATTGGCTGGAGCTTACCGATGCTGATCGACTCGCACTTGCTGAAGCAGACTGACTTGAGCTTACGGACGCTGACTGGCTCGAACTTGCTGAGGCTGACTGACTCGAGCTCAATGATGCAGACTGGCTCGAGCTGACTGAAGCTGACTCACTCGCACTTACAGATGCAGATTCGCTTGAACTTACAGATGCAGATTCGCTTGAACTTACAGATG
Proteins encoded in this window:
- the secA2 gene encoding accessory Sec system translocase SecA2 is translated as MLVFNHLYQERQLRKVKRLLSQINALKEEMAALRDEEMAAKTEEFRQRLAQGETLDELLVEAYALVREADKRVLGLFPYDVQVMGAIVIHQGNVAEMNTGEGKTLTATMPLYLNALTGKGSMLVTTNDYLAKRDAGEMGPVYQFLGLTVGLPFSEDPKEDLAAEEKRKIYTSDIVYTTNSVLGFDYLNDNLASTREGKFLPPFNYVIIDEIDDILLDSAQTPLIIAGSPRVQSNYYGMIDTLVTTLVEGEDYIYKEEKDQVWLTRKGAQTVEGFLAIDHLYKEEYASYVRHLVYALRAHTLFTKDKDYLVRGQEMVLLDKGTGRLMEMTKLQGGLHQAIEAKEHVKLSPETRAMASITYQSLFKMFRKISGMTGTGKVAEKEFFETYNMSVIRIPTNRPLRRMDHSDNLYVTLPEKVYASLEAIKTYHAKGNPLLIFVGSVEMSQLYSSLLLREGISHNVLNANHAAREAQIIAESGQMGAVTVATSMAGRGTDIKLGPGVAELGGLVVIGTERMESRRIDLQIRGRSGRQGDPGMSQFFVSLEDDVIKKFGPSWVHDLYQDYQVEDISKPILLKARKYRNLVRKAQEASDSASRSARRQTLEYAESVNIQRQMVYKERDRLLDGSRDLEHILEDILADYTKQISEKTYSSPQELFHFIVTNISFGMRELPADLDLADADQIRELLEKIIAKEIAAKKEVLQPHQLYDSFLRISMLKAIDDNWVEQVDYLQQLSLAIGSQSASQKNPIVEYYQEAYAGFETMKQQIRTDMVRNLLMGIVEVTPKGEILTHFP
- the asp1 gene encoding accessory Sec system protein Asp1, translated to MYYFIPAWYGKERPWHADLTPWYFSHFKLEFDDTFNQIRLMQRQGIPAQVLLLSYQPHLRYFLHRQGILEAPVYSLFDELQDFHEIRPQVLQLRDIEWDEDCDFVYSPFTILVLKDGKPYAQVEHGIEGFISTIQYFKEDGLLSANYLMDDRGLVSSVIYYEEGQALYQDYLNPKGLWQFREYLQDGGRIEVNPIFAFRFQKESYRDMGDLMAEFFEKKIAQLPEEGATYFLPACDQHNTFLLERLPRQSTKVLSLFIGRNPQEQLPQLADLLPKVDLVLVDREDTLRLAQSGFPEQAEKFRHLSPFDTRLELGKSQTRKESILYYQLDFEQGIEDQALYQVLHFLSENKDTELVFGAFAASQEEMKQLETRVAKMVAERFQDQELEKEVDYQGAENPLEDNRHQAMRYSFVNMKDESELIKQLEFVRLIVDLNSQPLLYTQIAGISAGIPQINRVKTEYVSHQKNGYLLENIADFAQAAHYYLDSLQVWNDALIHSIEKIKEHTGEQFLIKLEKWLEEVTHGKEV
- the asp3 gene encoding accessory Sec system protein Asp3 yields the protein MIIIKREDIRWGEMGATYLYGSQITYHADGHVTLKNPLLASGETLKTWFSSVNYQATRSQPSLPLLKKNHTYRLSMKMQVQPANGLYLKLTFLNRYEEIIEEKIERQFSFSFTYPETAYTYRLSLISAGFEALDFVSFSIEGDAGV
- the asp2 gene encoding accessory Sec system protein Asp2 is translated as MEKKYKILQIGPEDWRDTLALPAQLDWYHVPPNKPSAIQKIMDENDLEHFHAVILTDGAYLVDLLPFASSLEPYTVFYPEQFASQDKNIQNLIKQHCMQAMDLSDRQGFVRDLSTSLFEGGYGDKLSPVTIRIHPSFQGSVSYQGFEHLELEGDFGKTYTQLASWAYNQTVQAHSPIELWLEYEKSGPVELRLRLRKIPAGSISEIKQDILLEEADFASAIIVEQDYDAYLSISLEARGQGKVKIGNLHQRWSRKQFGKFVLGGNILHDKKREEINYFFHPGDFKPPLAVYFSGYRPAEGFEGYWMMKNLRCPFLLFSDPRLEGGAFYLGTEELEDKIQATIQHYLDYLGLDRSDLILSGLSMGTFPALYYGSHFEPKGVVVGKPLTNLGTIAQRGRLEAPGVFPTSFDVLHLQTGGVSQKDMKDLDQRFWTRFKQADFSQTTFGLSYMKDEDMDSGAYDQLVETLCQTGAKILSKGTAGRHNDDTGTNVSWFIHFYKMILEEYGRGET
- the secY2 gene encoding accessory Sec system protein translocase subunit SecY2; protein product: MKKFRSSIAVKKGMHTLFLLFIYVLGSRIALPFVNLNSRDFLGGGAVYLDFSVALTGGNLRSLSLFSIGLSPWMSAMILWQMFSFSKKLGLNSVSSEVQDRRKMYLTLGIALIQALALTTNLPVQAPYNPFLVFLLNTSLLVAGTFFLVWLSDINASIGVGGPVVILLASMVASLPQDILQSVQVHKISPWLLFLLVVLGVLFTYLVVLFYRARYRIPINKIGLHSRFKRYSYLEIMLNPAGGMPYMYVMSLMGLPSYLLLLLHHLDKGNPLYPALLEQYAMGKPLWIYAYILILFVFSIAFAFVNVSGQQIADRMKESGDYIYGVYPGEDTSRFINRLVLRFALIGAVFNVTLAGLPILFVLKDESLLKVSMIPGLFLILSGMLFTIHDELQALRLNERYRPLF